A genome region from Macaca nemestrina isolate mMacNem1 chromosome 15, mMacNem.hap1, whole genome shotgun sequence includes the following:
- the LOC105470471 gene encoding LOW QUALITY PROTEIN: SLC2A4 regulator (The sequence of the model RefSeq protein was modified relative to this genomic sequence to represent the inferred CDS: deleted 1 base in 1 codon): MESPPPRAAGRDPGALRAEAPWLHAEGPGPRAASVTVPTPPQGSSVGGGFAGLEFARPPESEPRASDLGAPGKWAGAAAGPRTPSAHIPVPAQRATPGKARLDEVMAAAALTSLSTSPLLLGAPVAAFSPEPGLEPWKEALLRPPGSYSSSSNSGDWGWDLASDQSSPSTPSPPLPPEAAHFLFGEPTLRKRKSPAQVMFQCLWKSCGKVLSTASAMQRHIRLVHLGRQAEPEQSDGEEDFYYTELDVGVDTLTDGLSSLTPVSPTASMPPAFPRLELPELLEPPALPSPLRPTALPLPPPPPPVLSAVANPQSCHSDRVYQGCLTPARLEPQPTEVGACPPALSSRTGVSLRKPRGDAKKCRKVYGMERRDLWCTACRWKKACQRFLD; encoded by the exons ATGGAGAGCCCCCCGCCCCGCGCCGCCGGCCGGGACCCCGGTGCGCTGCGGGCCGAGGCGCCCTGGCTGCACGCAGAGGGTCCGGGGCCGCGCGCCGCGTCCGTGACGGTGCCCACGCCGCCGCAG GGCTCTTCCGTGGGCGGCGGCTTCGCGGGCTTGGAGTTCGCGCGGCCGCCGGAGTCGGAGCCGCGGGCCTCGGACCTGGGGGCCCCCGGGAAGtgggcgggggcggcggcggggcCCCGGACTCCATCGGCGCACATCCCCGTCCCAGCGCAGAG AGCCACCCCAGGAAAAGCCCGGCTGGACGAGGTCATGGCTGCCGCTGCCCTTACAAGCCTGTCCACCAGCCCTCTCCTTCTGGGGGCCCCAGTTGCAGCGTTCAGCCCAG AGCCTGGCCTGGAGCCCTGGAAGGAGGCCCTCCTACGGCCCCCAGGCAgctacagcagcagcagcaacagtggAGACTGGGGCTGGGACCTGGCCAGTGACCAGTCCTCTCCGTCCACCCCGTCACCCCCACTCCCCCCCGAGGCAGCCCACTTTCTGTTCGGGGAGCCCACGCTGAGGAAAAGGAAG AGCCCGGCCCAGGTCATGTTCCAGTGTCTGTGGAAGAGCTGTGGGAAGGTGTTGAGCACGGCATCCGCGATGCAGAGACACATCCGCCTGGTGCACCTGGG GAGGCAGGCAGAGCCTGAGCAGAGTGACGGTGAGGAGGATTTCTACTACACAGAGCTGGATGTTGGTGTGGACACGCTGACGGACGGGCTGTCCAGCCTGACTCCAGTGTCCCCCACGGCCTCCATGCCGCCTGCCTTTCCCCGCCTGGAGCTGCCAGAGCTGCTGGAACCCCCAGCCCTGCCTAGTCCCCTGCGGCCAAccgccctgcccctgcccccc cCTCCACCCCCTGTCCTGAGCGCTGTTGCTAACCCCCAGTCCTGCCACAGTGACCGTGTCTACCAG GGCTGCCTGACGCCTGCCCGCCTGGAGCCGCAGCCCACGGAGGTCGGAGCCTGcccacccgccttgtcctccaGGACTGGAGTCAGCCTGAG gaaGCCCCGCGGCGATGCGAAGAAGTGCCGGAAAGTGTATGGCATGGAGCGCCGGGACCTGTGGTGCACGGCCTGCCGCTGGAAGAAGGCCTGCCAGCGGTTCCTGGACTAA
- the LOC105470473 gene encoding lck-interacting transmembrane adapter 1 isoform X1: MKCGTPAQAALRKTSVAQGGAGLLAWGVRTLLSGDGAAGSCLDTFLPTCQCLGHFLGKDIKVISSQCHSVEISWLQGLWGEKGSWLHRMGLPVSWAPPALWVLGCCALLLWLWSLCTACRRPEDALAPRKRVRRQRARLQGSAMGAEASLLRRTHLCSLSKSDTRLHELHRGPRSSRALRPASMDLLRPHWLEVSRDITGPQAALSAFPLQELPWALPAAAATARCAGPEATYSNVGLAALPGVSLAASPVVAEYARVQKRKGTQRSPQEPQLGKAEMTPAAQVDVLYSRVCKPKRRDPGPTTDPLNPKGQGAILALASDLAYATLPLRALDADSSPLENVYESIRELGDPAGRSSTCGTRTPPASSCPSLGRGWRPLPAPNTQGLALRPPERPVPRPAPPHS; the protein is encoded by the exons ATGAAGTGTGGGACCCCGGCACAGGCTGCCCTCAGAAAGACCAGTGTTGCCCAAGGAGGGGCCGGCCTGCTGGCCTGGGGCGTGCGGACCCTGCTGAGTGGAGACGGGGCTGCAGGGTCCTGTCTGGACACTTTCTTGCCCACCTGCCAGTGTCTTGGGCATTTCCTTGGCAAGGACATTAAAGTGATTTCATCACAGTGTCATTCAGTGGAGATCAGCTGGCTGCAGGGTCTCTGGGGAGAGAAGG GGTCTTGGCTTCACAGGATGGGGCTGCCAGTGTCCTGGGCTCCTCCTGCCCTCTGGGTTCTAGGGTGCTGCGCCCTGCTCCTCTGGCTGTGGTCGCTGTGCACAGCCTGCCGCAG GCCTGAGGACGCTCTAGCCCCCAGGAAGAGGGTGCGGAGGCAGCGGGCGAGGCTGCAGGGCAGTGCGATGGGAGCGGAAGCG TCCCTGCTGAGGCGGACCCACCTCTGCTCCCTCAGCAAGTCGGACACCAGACTGCACGAGCTGCACCGGGGCCCGCGCAGCAGCAGGG ccctgcgGCCTGCCAGCATGGATCTCCTGCGCCCACACTGGCTGGAGGTGTCCAGGGACATCACCGGACCGCAGGCAGCTCTCTCTGCCTTCCCGCTCCAGGAGCTGCCCTGGGCTCTGCCGGCAGCTGCAGCCACCGCAAGGTGCGCTGGCCCCGAGGCCACCTATTCCAACGTGGGGCTGGCGGCCCTCCCCGGGGTCAGCTTGGCGGCCAGCCCTGTGGTGGCTGAGTATGCCCGCGTCCAGAAGCGCAAAGGGACCCAACGCAGTCCCCAAGAGCCACAGCTGGGGAAGGCTGAGATGACCCCGGCCGCTCAG GTGGACGTCCTGTACTCCAGGGTCTGCAAGCCTAAAAGGAGGGACCCAGGACCCACCACAGACCCGCTGAACCCCAAGGGCCAGGGAGCGATTCTGGCCCTGGCGAGTGACCTGGCCTACGCGACCCTCCCGCTCAGGGCCCTGGATGCGGACAGCAGCCCCCTGGAAAACGTGTATGAGAGCATCCGGGAGCTGGGGGACCCTGCTGGCAGGAGCAGCACGTGCGGGACTCGGACGCCCCCTGCTTCCAGCTGCCCCAGCCTAGGGAGGGGCTGGAGACCCCTCCCTGCCCCGAACACTCAAGGACTTGCGCTCCGGCCTCCAGAGAGGCCCgtcccccgccccgccccgcctcaCAGCTGA
- the LOC105470473 gene encoding lck-interacting transmembrane adapter 1 isoform X2: MGLPVSWAPPALWVLGCCALLLWLWSLCTACRRPEDALAPRKRVRRQRARLQGSAMGAEASLLRRTHLCSLSKSDTRLHELHRGPRSSRALRPASMDLLRPHWLEVSRDITGPQAALSAFPLQELPWALPAAAATARCAGPEATYSNVGLAALPGVSLAASPVVAEYARVQKRKGTQRSPQEPQLGKAEMTPAAQVDVLYSRVCKPKRRDPGPTTDPLNPKGQGAILALASDLAYATLPLRALDADSSPLENVYESIRELGDPAGRSSTCGTRTPPASSCPSLGRGWRPLPAPNTQGLALRPPERPVPRPAPPHS, encoded by the exons ATGGGGCTGCCAGTGTCCTGGGCTCCTCCTGCCCTCTGGGTTCTAGGGTGCTGCGCCCTGCTCCTCTGGCTGTGGTCGCTGTGCACAGCCTGCCGCAG GCCTGAGGACGCTCTAGCCCCCAGGAAGAGGGTGCGGAGGCAGCGGGCGAGGCTGCAGGGCAGTGCGATGGGAGCGGAAGCG TCCCTGCTGAGGCGGACCCACCTCTGCTCCCTCAGCAAGTCGGACACCAGACTGCACGAGCTGCACCGGGGCCCGCGCAGCAGCAGGG ccctgcgGCCTGCCAGCATGGATCTCCTGCGCCCACACTGGCTGGAGGTGTCCAGGGACATCACCGGACCGCAGGCAGCTCTCTCTGCCTTCCCGCTCCAGGAGCTGCCCTGGGCTCTGCCGGCAGCTGCAGCCACCGCAAGGTGCGCTGGCCCCGAGGCCACCTATTCCAACGTGGGGCTGGCGGCCCTCCCCGGGGTCAGCTTGGCGGCCAGCCCTGTGGTGGCTGAGTATGCCCGCGTCCAGAAGCGCAAAGGGACCCAACGCAGTCCCCAAGAGCCACAGCTGGGGAAGGCTGAGATGACCCCGGCCGCTCAG GTGGACGTCCTGTACTCCAGGGTCTGCAAGCCTAAAAGGAGGGACCCAGGACCCACCACAGACCCGCTGAACCCCAAGGGCCAGGGAGCGATTCTGGCCCTGGCGAGTGACCTGGCCTACGCGACCCTCCCGCTCAGGGCCCTGGATGCGGACAGCAGCCCCCTGGAAAACGTGTATGAGAGCATCCGGGAGCTGGGGGACCCTGCTGGCAGGAGCAGCACGTGCGGGACTCGGACGCCCCCTGCTTCCAGCTGCCCCAGCCTAGGGAGGGGCTGGAGACCCCTCCCTGCCCCGAACACTCAAGGACTTGCGCTCCGGCCTCCAGAGAGGCCCgtcccccgccccgccccgcctcaCAGCTGA